A DNA window from Pseudodesulfovibrio thermohalotolerans contains the following coding sequences:
- the acs gene encoding acetate--CoA ligase has translation MTEEERKIESLQKEGQIFQPNASMQDQAWVPNMDAYAAANQRALDDPEAYWGERAKDLIDWFSDFDSVLEADYDKPEFKWFSGGKTNVSYNCLDRHLTGGRRNKAALIWQGEPEEDVRVYTYQMLHTEVCRFANVLKKKGVKRGDRVSLYMPMIPELAIAMLACTRLGAPHSIVFAGFSSIALQSRIEDAQAKVLVTADAVLRAGKTIPLKPNADEALKDCPSVEQCIVVKRGGNEVTMVEGRDSWWHDEITAEDITSDCAFEEMDAEDPLFILYTSGSTGKPKGVLHSTGGYLTYAAHSTQYVFDVKDDDVYWCTADVGWITGHSYIVYGPLALGATSVMFEGVPSYPRPDRYWKIVDKFKVSIFYTAPTVIRALMREGEQWTRNYDLSSLRLLGSVGEPINPEAWLWYHNNVGGGKLPIVDTWWQTETGGIMISAMPYATPLKPGSATLPLPGISAKIVRRDGSPAGPNEGGHLVVDKPWPGMLRNVWGDPDRYKSTYFAGFPGAYEAGDGARVDEDGYFWIMGRLDDVINVSGHRMGTAEIESALVAHPDVSEAAVVGMPHDIKGETIYAYVTLRSGVEPTDDMIKELKVWVRKEIGPIATPEFIQFADGLPKTRSGKIMRRVLRKIVEGSNDFGDTSTLADPGVVTDLVEGNKDLVG, from the coding sequence ATGACCGAAGAAGAAAGGAAGATCGAAAGTCTGCAAAAGGAAGGACAGATATTTCAGCCCAACGCCTCCATGCAGGACCAGGCCTGGGTCCCGAACATGGACGCCTACGCAGCGGCCAATCAGCGGGCGCTTGACGACCCCGAGGCATATTGGGGCGAGCGGGCCAAAGACCTGATCGACTGGTTCTCCGATTTCGACTCCGTTCTGGAAGCGGATTACGACAAGCCGGAGTTCAAGTGGTTCTCGGGCGGCAAGACCAACGTTTCCTACAACTGCCTGGACCGTCATCTGACCGGCGGCCGCCGCAACAAGGCCGCACTCATCTGGCAGGGCGAGCCCGAGGAGGACGTTCGGGTCTACACCTATCAGATGCTCCACACCGAGGTCTGCCGCTTCGCCAACGTGCTCAAGAAGAAGGGCGTCAAGCGGGGTGACCGCGTCTCCCTCTACATGCCCATGATTCCCGAGTTGGCCATCGCCATGCTGGCCTGCACTCGGCTGGGCGCGCCGCACTCCATCGTCTTCGCGGGATTTTCGTCCATCGCCCTCCAGTCGCGCATCGAGGACGCCCAGGCCAAGGTGCTGGTCACGGCGGACGCGGTCCTGCGCGCCGGAAAGACCATTCCGCTCAAGCCCAACGCCGACGAGGCGCTCAAGGACTGCCCCTCGGTGGAGCAGTGCATCGTGGTCAAGCGGGGCGGCAACGAGGTCACCATGGTCGAGGGGCGCGACTCCTGGTGGCATGACGAGATCACGGCCGAGGACATCACCTCGGATTGCGCCTTTGAGGAAATGGACGCCGAGGACCCGTTGTTCATCCTGTATACCTCCGGCTCCACGGGCAAGCCCAAGGGCGTGCTGCACTCCACCGGCGGCTACCTGACCTACGCGGCGCATTCCACCCAGTACGTGTTCGACGTCAAGGACGATGACGTGTACTGGTGCACGGCCGACGTGGGCTGGATCACCGGCCATTCCTATATCGTGTACGGACCGCTGGCCCTGGGAGCCACTTCCGTCATGTTCGAGGGCGTGCCGAGCTATCCCCGGCCGGACCGCTACTGGAAGATCGTGGACAAATTCAAGGTCAGCATCTTCTACACCGCCCCCACGGTCATCCGCGCCCTCATGCGCGAGGGCGAGCAGTGGACCAGGAATTATGATCTCTCCTCCCTGCGGCTGCTGGGTTCGGTGGGCGAGCCCATCAACCCCGAGGCGTGGCTTTGGTACCACAACAACGTGGGCGGCGGAAAACTGCCCATCGTGGATACCTGGTGGCAGACCGAGACCGGCGGTATCATGATCTCGGCCATGCCCTACGCCACTCCACTGAAGCCCGGTTCCGCGACCCTGCCGCTGCCCGGCATCTCGGCCAAGATCGTGCGCCGCGACGGCAGCCCGGCCGGACCCAACGAGGGCGGCCATCTGGTCGTGGACAAGCCATGGCCCGGCATGTTGCGCAACGTCTGGGGCGACCCCGACCGCTACAAGTCCACCTATTTCGCCGGGTTCCCCGGAGCTTACGAGGCTGGAGACGGCGCGCGCGTGGACGAGGACGGCTACTTCTGGATCATGGGACGGCTCGACGACGTCATCAACGTGTCCGGCCACCGCATGGGTACCGCCGAGATCGAATCCGCGCTGGTTGCCCATCCCGACGTGTCCGAGGCCGCCGTCGTCGGTATGCCCCACGACATCAAGGGCGAGACCATCTACGCCTACGTGACCCTGCGTTCCGGCGTGGAGCCCACGGACGACATGATTAAGGAGCTCAAGGTCTGGGTGCGCAAGGAGATCGGCCCCATTGCCACCCCCGAGTTCATTCAGTTCGCCGACGGTCTGCCCAAGACCCGTTCCGGCAAGATCATGCGCCGCGTCCTGCGCAAGATCGTCGAAGGCTCCAACGATTTCGGCGACACTTCCACCCTCGCCGATCCGGGCGTGGTCACCGA